cctTCCGGCAGGAGCTTCCTTACTAAAACTTTGCAAAAGGGTGTGACTGATATCCTTTCCAGCCAGCAATGGGGAAGAGTCCACGGCTCTGCTCCCCCTCCACTCAGAGGGGGCCGCCCCTGGGCAAGAAGCTACCCTCGCTCCCAGACTCCAGCTCCTCTCCAGTCTGGGGATGGTGCTGCCTGCCTTGCACCCTCCCGTGGGGGATGGGAACACCCACACCTGTTGTACATGTTCCAGAAGAGCTGCAGGTTGGCCTGGTTCACCACGTTTGAGATCTGCTGCCGGTAGCTCTGCACCAGCTCTGTGTTGTTCACCAGCTCCTCCTgggtgtggggggaagggagggggcacATACAGACTGGGGCTCGGGGCTCTGAGAGGGCATCTACAGAACAGCCTTGGCCCCACTCCTAGTGGGAGTGgtctggaaggcagaggaggggccTCGGGCGTGGAAAGACTTCCCACCGACCACCTCAGACACAGTACTGGGTGACCCAGCCTGGCTCAGCCTGCAGCACTTGTCCCAGCTGGCTGAGCCCCAGCCTATAGTCCCTGCTTCGGAGGACGCCCCAGATGCAGTCTGTCCCGCCCCTTACCTGGCTGAAGAGATGAGAGAGTACCGTATCTGGCAAAGTGCTGGTCAAGCCAGAGAGCTGCAGGAGGGGAGAAAAGCCAGGGTGAGGCCCATCTCAGCTCACTGCTCTAGCAGACAGGCCATGTGGCCTTGGGTGCTCACCTTGGTGGCAGCCCAGTCAATCCAGCCTTTGCCATTGGGGTCAATGTTCATCAGCACCAGCCCCTCCACCAAGTCAGGGAAAATGAGCtgcagggaaaggggaaagagaaagcaggtcGTGAAGCTCTTGCTTGGTGAAGTCTTCACGATACCACAGATGGGCCAGCTGGGTACCTGGGTCTGCACAGGGCTCCCATGCCGGGGGCCTCGCTGCTCCTCTTCTCTGCCCAGCCCTAAAAATCTTTTGATTTAGACGGAATCCATTACAGCTGTTTCTTACCCTTTCTAGAACATGTATATGTACTGTGTATGTACGTGTGGTTCTGGGGATGGGACCCAGAGTTCTGCCTCACGTGCCCAGCAAATGCTCTATCACAAAGCCATACTGCAAGGgcttttaatatgtttttgaAGGTATTGCAAAACTGAATATTAAACATCTTTAAATCTTGtagatttttttacatttcttcatttgtgtgtggtgtgtgtgtgtgtgtgtgtgtgtgtgtacacattctcATATGAAACAAGACCCtagtgggagttggttctcttcttctatcatgtgggtccagCAGATTaaattcaggctgtcaggcttggtggcaagctcaTCTAACTGCTGAACCAGCCTGCAGGTCCCatcttaaaatcttaaaacaggatgtttccttccttgctttttatGGCTGAAGACCCTGTGGTAGAAGAGAAGACATGGTCCTTTCCAAAGCCAGCTCTGTGCTGACCGCGACAGGGGTATTCAAGGGTTGGCCCCGTGTGTAGGAAGAACAGGTGacagacatacagatatacaGCCTGTGGTCTCTCTGCAGGGTCTGGACTAGTCTAcagctggcaaaatggctcagggTTGGAACAGAAACTAGAGGTGaaaattctgtttctgtttcaacAATAAATGTTTGAATCCTAAAACAATTCCTGGCTTTAGAGATGAAGGCTTTCCCGCCCAACCCGCTGTTTCTGAAATGCAGTTCTCTTTGAACCTCAGAACCCGAATGTAAACGTAGTGTTGGGTTAAAGGACCATTTGTGTCCACACGGTACCTCATCCGCTGGGGACAACCTGTGCTGGTGGGCAAGGTGACAAGTTGGTTTGTTGCTAAGAAGGAATTTGGTTTTGGAGAAGGGTTAAGTAGTGGCTGACAGTCTTCCCAAGCAGTGAGTGGGGGGAAGGTGACTCCTTTTCCTGATTTATTCTAAGTACTCATTTATGATTGGTGTATGTGTGGCAGGTCACAGCTCTGCGgagtcccttttctccttcctcccttatgtgggctccagggatcgaactcaggtctccaggtttGTGGGGCAGGTGCTTTATTTGCTGAGCTATCTTATCAGTCCATCTCCTCTACTGTTGTGTAATGCTAGGGGCGGGACCCAGAGCCTGATGCGTGCAAGGCGAACACGATCGGGGAGCCACAAGCCTAgcacctctctcttccctccctccttcctcctgcccgccttccttctttccttccttcccttccttccttccttccttccctccatcttccctcccttcctccctccctccttccttctttccttccatttccttggagggaaaaaaggggaaagatttttatttttttattttatttttttcagcaaaagggaaggaagaggaggaggaggaagagcaggggaaACCCTGTGGGGCCCAGGGATCACCCTCTTGGCCTGGACTGGGGTTCTCTGTGAGGGTGGGGAAACTCACCGCGAACTTGGCCAGCACATAGGCTCCGGCTCCCACTCCGATGCCAATCACGTACTTGAACCTGTTGTAGAGCAGAACCGGTCACTCTATGGCTGGGATGTCATTTCCCATGAGACTCAGTCAGAGCAGGTCTCCCCTGccaccctcagcccctcactgaaGCCAGGCTATCTTCAGCAGTGTGGGCAACACCTATCCCCGAGCTCAGAGGCGGAAGCTAGGAGGGACTCACCCAAAGTGCTGTACCACACTTGGCAGCATGGCGGCCAGCTGCTCCATGGAAGGGAACTGGTACCTGCAGGCAGAGTGGAAGTTCAGGACCTGGGACAGTGAgggcacagggctggagagagggaagagactcGGTGGGGGGGGGTACCTACCCCTGAGGGAACTGTGACGCCCCCACCTGCTGCCCAGGGGCATCCACGTGGCACACCACAAAGTGTTTGGTGATCTCCTGCATGTCCTCAAAGTTGAAGAGGGTGTTGAAGCACAGCTTGTCTGCAAAGACACACCTCTCAGTGGGCATGAACAGATAATGTCAGGGGCCGGGAGGGCTTCAGAGCCCAGTGGGGAATCCCAGACCAGAGGCCAAGCAGAGGGGAGGGTGAGCCAAGATCTGCAGGACCATGCACGGAGGGGAGGAATCCTCACTGGTTTGGCAGTTCAGGGTGGGgccaggcagggtgaccagggCACAGCTGCACTTACGATTGAGGCCCACATCATGGTAGGTGAGGATGGCTGGGCGGTTCCCTTTAGGAGAGCCCCGGATCACCACATGCAGAAGGCCATAAGGCGTCTCGATGTCATGTTCCTAGAGGGGACAGATGGCATTGGGAGCTCTGGTTCTTGGGGAATGAGGTGGTAGGGCCCCTAGCCAAGGCGTCACCCCACAGAGGACAAGTggaacctcctcctcctccctgattCCCTCTACAGATTAGcctgcccctgccctgcccctgctCTGCATCCAGCCTGCCACAGGGTCCTGGGAGGTCAGCGTTCTCTCCACTTCACCCAGTCCAATCTCCTCCCCATTACCAATCACAGTGTGCCTCCTTCCTGCAGAATGGCCTCTGCCGCCCCACCTAGAATCCACAGCAAACTTTTCTATGTCAGCTATATCCTGCTCCCGATCCACCCATCTGTCCTTATTCTTGCTCCCTCaaattccctgccctgtggtacCCATCTCCATGGCCAGGTCTGCCCCCAACACCTTCTGCAGTTCCTACTCCCAGGTCAAGTCCGTGCCCTTGGCTCTGTTGCTCAGGACTAGTCCTTCAGGGGGACCTGGTTCTGTGTGACTTTGAACAGGGCAGGTGGCCTCTCATCCCATAGAGCCTCTGCAGGAGCCGCAATAAGCAGACATGGCCCAGAGAAGGGGGCTGTTGCAGGTGGCACCCCTGAATCTTAGAGGGGCTACCTTGTCGACTGACCTCTTTACAAACAGGCCATTTCTGGGATTCCTCAATCAGGAAATTCCTAGCACACCGGTCAGAGTTGAATACATCCTAACCCTGTACCACCGGGGTCCCAATACCACCATTAGTGGCCCAGAGCTGGGGTGGCGTTATGATCCCCAACAGGAGAGAAACAGCAAGTGGCTGAGCTCCGACTGTGTACCAAGTTTCCTACCGACACTCAAGACAGAAAGAACCTAGACTCCATTTTGATGACAGGGATACTGGTTTCGGAAGAAGGAGCTGTGTATGACAAAGCCAGCTTCCCGCAGTCTGGCTTTTTGGGGTGTGTCGTCAGAGGCCCACTGTTCAGACTGGGTCTCCAGAAGGAGGTGATAATCCCACAGCCATTGGCTACACTCTGGGATTCATACTCTGAAGGGAGGCCTGAGCATCATCCTGTGGGCCTCAGTTAGGCCCAAGCCCAACACAGCCTCCTAGCTCTGTCCTCCCTCACGATCCATTTGACAGGAAAAGCTTCCTGCTCACTGGTGCCTGGCATGTGACAGTTATTCCTCACTGGACCCTAACCCTCTACAGTTTGCTCTACAGGAAGATGTGGGCCCAGAAAGGATAATCCACTTGCTCAAGGTCGAACCCAGAGCTGACAAGATGCCAGCTCAGGGCTGTGGCTCTGCACCAAGGAGAGCATTTTCTGAGGGGCGGGGCTGAGGTCCACCAAGGGGTGCCCCCACCCTAGCCAGCTGCTTTTCTCTTCTGGGGTCCCTGTGACGGTCACTCCACTGTTCTCTCAGCTCTAAAGGAAGGGATGGGGCATGAGGGACACAGTGTAAAAGCACCACGCAGCCAGCAAAGGGGCTGTTTCTCCGCTGTGGTGGGTCCAATGTCACTCTGCAAGAACCCCAGGGCCTCGGAACTCTCCAAAATAGTGAGTGGTTTTTGCCTTCGTTACCAAAGTGGTCTGCACTGCCCTTCCCAACCCTGATGTGGCTGCGCAAGTCCTTATCTCTAGGCAGATACCATCAGTCACAGCACAGGCCTTGCTAAGGAGGGTTCACTTCCCAGAAGGGGAAGCACTGGCTTTGACCAGGTCATGGGGACCCACAGGACTGATGCTAACCAAATTTCTCGTCTTGAGGAATAGTGACCTTGACTGAATGCTCCCAGCAACTTCTTTACCTCCTCAACCCTGGGCTGAGAATTCAGACCCAGGTGGTCTGATGAAGGCTGAGCCTCCCCACCCCTCAGGCTGCTGACCAGAGTGGGGGGGAGAAACAGCCTCAAAGGCCACAGCCCAGCAGACTGTCAGCCCCTCAATTCCCAGGGTAGAGTGCTCCCATTGGCTCTCAGTGACGTCAGAGCCCAGCCCCCCACCTCCAGGTGGGAGCTAGAGGGATGCACTGCGGCAGGCAGCAAGGGAGGGGGCTTTGACAtctcttgctctgtctctctACACCAGTGACCTTGAGGGCTGGGGGGAAGAGGGTCAGAACAGGGCTGTGACACACCAAGGCGGTGGT
This is a stretch of genomic DNA from Arvicola amphibius chromosome 15, mArvAmp1.2, whole genome shotgun sequence. It encodes these proteins:
- the Ndrg4 gene encoding protein NDRG4 isoform X5, which codes for MPECWDGEHDIETPYGLLHVVIRGSPKGNRPAILTYHDVGLNHKLCFNTLFNFEDMQEITKHFVVCHVDAPGQQVGASQFPQGYQFPSMEQLAAMLPSVVQHFGFKYVIGIGVGAGAYVLAKFALIFPDLVEGLVLMNIDPNGKGWIDWAATKLSGLTSTLPDTVLSHLFSQELVNNTELVQSYRQQISNVVNQANLQLFWNMYNSRRDLDINRPGTVPNAKTLRCPVMLVVGDNAPAEDGVVECNSKLDPTTTTFLKMADSGGLPQVTQPGKLTEAFKYFLQGMGYMPSASMTRLARSRTASLTSASSVDGSRPQPCAHSESGEGMGQVNHTMEVSC
- the Ndrg4 gene encoding protein NDRG4 isoform X2 is translated as MPECWDGEHDIETPYGLLHVVIRGSPKGNRPAILTYHDVGLNHKLCFNTLFNFEDMQEITKHFVVCHVDAPGQQVGASQFPQGYQFPSMEQLAAMLPSVVQHFGFKYVIGIGVGAGAYVLAKFALIFPDLVEGLVLMNIDPNGKGWIDWAATKLSGLTSTLPDTVLSHLFSQEELVNNTELVQSYRQQISNVVNQANLQLFWNMYNSRRDLDINRPGTVPNAKTLRCPVMLVVGDNAPAEDGVVECNSKLDPTTTTFLKMADSGGLPQVTQPGKLTEAFKYFLQGMGYIAHLKDRRLSGGAVPSASMTRLARSRTASLTSASSVDGSRPQPCAHSESGEGMGQVNHTMEVSC
- the Ndrg4 gene encoding protein NDRG4 isoform X10, producing MAGLQELRFPEEKPLLRGQDVTELDNPDTFLSVVDTDWKEHDIETPYGLLHVVIRGSPKGNRPAILTYHDVGLNHKLCFNTLFNFEDMQEITKHFVVCHVDAPGQQVGASQFPQGYQFPSMEQLAAMLPSVVQHFGFKYVIGIGVGAGAYVLAKFALIFPDLVEGLVLMNIDPNGKGWIDWAATKLSGLTSTLPDTVLSHLFSQEELVNNTELVQSYRQQISNVVNQANLQLFWNMYNSRRDLDINRPGTVPNAKTLRCPVMLVVGDNAPAEDGVVECNSKLDPTTTTFLKMADSGGLPQVTQPGKLTEAFKYFLQGMGYMPSASMTRLARSRTASLTSASSVDGSRPQPCAHSESGEGMGQVNHTMEVSC
- the Ndrg4 gene encoding protein NDRG4 isoform X6; translation: MPECWDGEHDIETPYGLLHVVIRGSPKGNRPAILTYHDVGLNHKLCFNTLFNFEDMQEITKHFVVCHVDAPGQQVGASQFPQGYQFPSMEQLAAMLPSVVQHFGFKYVIGIGVGAGAYVLAKFALIFPDLVEGLVLMNIDPNGKGWIDWAATKLSGLTSTLPDTVLSHLFSQEELVNNTELVQSYRQQISNVVNQANLQLFWNMYNSRRDLDINRPGTVPNAKTLRCPVMLVVGDNAPAEDGVMADSGGLPQVTQPGKLTEAFKYFLQGMGYMPSASMTRLARSRTASLTSASSVDGSRPQPCAHSESGEGMGQVNHTMEVSC
- the Ndrg4 gene encoding protein NDRG4 isoform X8, encoding MPECWDGEHDIETPYGLLHVVIRGSPKGNRPAILTYHDVGLNHKLCFNTLFNFEDMQEITKHFVVCHVDAPGQQVGASQFPQGYQFPSMEQLAAMLPSVVQHFGFKYVIGIGVGAGAYVLAKFALSGLTSTLPDTVLSHLFSQEELVNNTELVQSYRQQISNVVNQANLQLFWNMYNSRRDLDINRPGTVPNAKTLRCPVMLVVGDNAPAEDGVVECNSKLDPTTTTFLKMADSGGLPQVTQPGKLTEAFKYFLQGMGYMPSASMTRLARSRTASLTSASSVDGSRPQPCAHSESGEGMGQVNHTMEVSC
- the Ndrg4 gene encoding protein NDRG4 isoform X1 — its product is MAGLQELRFPEEKPLLRGQDVTELDNPDTFLSVVDTDWKEHDIETPYGLLHVVIRGSPKGNRPAILTYHDVGLNHKLCFNTLFNFEDMQEITKHFVVCHVDAPGQQVGASQFPQGYQFPSMEQLAAMLPSVVQHFGFKYVIGIGVGAGAYVLAKFALIFPDLVEGLVLMNIDPNGKGWIDWAATKLSGLTSTLPDTVLSHLFSQEELVNNTELVQSYRQQISNVVNQANLQLFWNMYNSRRDLDINRPGTVPNAKTLRCPVMLVVGDNAPAEDGVMADSGGLPQVTQPGKLTEAFKYFLQGMGYMPSASMTRLARSRTASLTSASSVDGSRPQPCAHSESGEGMGQVNHTMEVSC
- the Ndrg4 gene encoding protein NDRG4 isoform X3, with the translated sequence MPECWDGEHDIETPYGLLHVVIRGSPKGNRPAILTYHDVGLNHKLCFNTLFNFEDMQEITKHFVVCHVDAPGQQVGASQFPQGYQFPSMEQLAAMLPSVVQHFGFKYVIGIGVGAGAYVLAKFALIFPDLVEGLVLMNIDPNGKGWIDWAATKLSGLTSTLPDTVLSHLFSQEELVNNTELVQSYRQQISNVVNQANLQLFWNMYNSRRDLDINRPGTVPNAKTLRCPVMLVVGDNAPAEDGVVECNSKLDPTTTTFLKMADSGGLPQVTQPGKLTEAFKYFLQGMGYMPSASMTRLARSRTASLTSASSVDGSRPQPCAHSESGEGMGQVNHTMEVSC
- the Ndrg4 gene encoding protein NDRG4 isoform X7; translated protein: MPECWDGEHDIETPYGLLHVVIRGSPKGNRPAILTYHDVGLNHKLCFNTLFNFEDMQEITKHFVVCHVDAPGQQVGASQFPQGFKYVIGIGVGAGAYVLAKFALIFPDLVEGLVLMNIDPNGKGWIDWAATKLSGLTSTLPDTVLSHLFSQEELVNNTELVQSYRQQISNVVNQANLQLFWNMYNSRRDLDINRPGTVPNAKTLRCPVMLVVGDNAPAEDGVVECNSKLDPTTTTFLKMADSGGLPQVTQPGKLTEAFKYFLQGMGYMPSASMTRLARSRTASLTSASSVDGSRPQPCAHSESGEGMGQVNHTMEVSC
- the Ndrg4 gene encoding protein NDRG4 isoform X4 encodes the protein MPECWDGEHDIETPYGLLHVVIRGSPKGNRPAILTYHDVGLNHKLCFNTLFNFEDMQEITKHFVVCHVDAPGQQVGASQFPQGYQFPSMEQLAAMLPSVVQHFGFKYVIGIGVGAGAYVLAKFALIFPDLVEGLVLMNIDPNGKGWIDWAATKLSGLTSTLPDTVLSHLFSQELVNNTELVQSYRQQISNVVNQANLQLFWNMYNSRRDLDINRPGTVPNAKTLRCPVMLVVGDNAPAEDGVVECNSKLDPTTTTFLKMADSGGLPQVTQPGKLTEAFKYFLQGMGYIAHLKDRRLSGGAVPSASMTRLARSRTASLTSASSVDGSRPQPCAHSESGEGMGQVNHTMEVSC
- the Ndrg4 gene encoding protein NDRG4 isoform X9; protein product: MAGLQELRFPEEKPLLRGQDVTELDNPDTFLSVVDTDWKEHDIETPYGLLHVVIRGSPKGNRPAILTYHDVGLNHKLCFNTLFNFEDMQEITKHFVVCHVDAPGQQVGASQFPQGYQFPSMEQLAAMLPSVVQHFGFKYVIGIGVGAGAYVLAKFALIFPDLVEGLVLMNIDPNGKGWIDWAATKLSGLTSTLPDTVLSHLFSQEELVNNTELVQSYRQQISNVVNQANLQLFWNMYNSRRDLDINRPGTVPNAKTLRCPVMLVVGDNAPAEDGVVECNSKLDPTTTTFLKMADSGGLPQVTQPGKLTEAFKYFLQGMGYIAHLKDRRLSGGAVPSASMTRLARSRTASLTSASSVDGSRPQPCAHSESGEGMGQVNHTMEVSC